From the Salminus brasiliensis chromosome 15, fSalBra1.hap2, whole genome shotgun sequence genome, the window ggcttcgggcttcagtagagggagtgaccagtgagttctcgaaggtgatggcaagatcgtttcttggtccagcagttcccgggatgtacagcaactccgtcttgctggggttgagtttgaggtggtgagccgccatccaagacgagacgtcggcgaggcatgctgagatacgggtggagacctgtgtgtcagacggtgggaaagagagcatgagttgagtgtcgtcggcgtagcagtggtaagagaatccatgggaggagatcactttaccaagagagtgggtgtatagtgagaaaagaagaggaccaagaactgagccttgtggaacgccagtggagagactacaaggagcggacgtgtcgccctgccacgttacctggtatgagcgtccctgcaggtatgatgcgaaccattgccatgcagagccggtaattccaagaccggcaaggatagacaggaggatcttgtggtccactgtgtcaaaagctgcggagaggtcaagaaggatcagaaccgaggacagtctggcagctttagctgcatggagcttctctgtaactgcaatgagagcagtttcagtagagtgtgcagctttgaagccagactggtgggggtcctgaagattgttcagagtgagaaagagagacagttggttgtagacggaacgttcgagaatctttgagaggaaagagagaagagagataggtctgtagttgccgatgtccaagctgtctagagttggtttctttaggatgggcacgactctggcagacttgaaggccgatggtacctgacctgatgacaaagagctgtttatgatagaggagatgaaggggaggaggtttggagcgattgtttggaacagaggggatggaatagggtctagtggacaggtggtaggattattggaggtgagaagatgtaggaggtcatctgtggaaagaggagagaagcaagtcagagaagagggaggaggagggcagtgtctagagaggggggtagaggcaggggggaaggatcggcggatcttgtcaaccttttcttcaaagaaggagacaaaatcgtctgcagacagggtagtgggaggtgggggagtaggagggttgaggagagaggagaagatggtgaatagtttgcgtgggtcagatgcagaggattccaatttccccctgtagtaagatgctttggcggcagcaacttccgttctaaacctggagagaagagactgataggagtggaggtcggagtcgtgttgtgacttccgccacttcctttcagccagtcttagctctctacggttgttgcggagaacatctgacagccacggggaaggtggagaagaatttgctgacctaggggagaaagggcagagaaggtcgacagaggtggagatagaagagaggagagtgtctgtagcagtttcaagtgggagagaggagaaagattcgagatggggaagagtggtcaggacagtagaggcaagagctgagggggaaacagagtgaagattgcggtgaagagtggaagaacttgcagaagtggtagttgaaggagcagagagggggagtgagaaggagagaaagtggtgatcagagaagtccaaaggagtcacagccacatccagagcagggacaggtctgctgaagatcaggtccagagtgttacctgctctgtgtgttggtgcagactggttgaacgcgagatcaaaagaggataggattgggagaaggcatgaagactggagtttctctgatggaaggttgaagtcgccaagtagaataagtggggcgtcaacagggagtccactcaagagaacatccagttcatcaatgaaactgcccaaaggaccaggaggacgatagagaacaatgatgagaagtctagtgggagaagagacagtaacagcatggtattcaaaagaggaaatgtcaagattagaaaaagagagcggggtgaagcaccacagaggagagagaagtaaaccggtgccgccgcccctgccagtccttcgtggagagtgggaaaaggcaaaggcagacgacaaggcagctggagttgcagagttgtccggggtgatccacgtctcagtcagtgccaggaagtttagagaccgagcagaagcaaaagctgagatgaaatctgccttctgcactgcagactggcaattccacagtcccccagttaccatcacattggtattagaacaaggtgggtaaatgaggttacCGGAATTGCGGCGTCTGCATCGGTATCTGCACCTCCGGCTGCTGTCAGAGGTGAGGACAGGAATTGCAAAGCACATCTTCAAGTACAACAGAATAGAGTTGAGTAAAAAAGTTGTCGCAGCAGATATTCTAGCTAGGAGTCATGACGTCTAACAAACCGTCTGTAgcggctccacacctaatttatcaagattggaggcacttggctcctcctctgcaattcacacttctagctggcctgaaactacacctgaatcagcacctcaatcaactagtgagcaccaagcttctatgttaaccttaagacaagagtgttagcagaatctagttagaagtatatttaaaaccagcctaccttacaagctaaagatgaccccaagtaaaaaaagcaagcacacagctagtctgttcttcagactagctcaccaacaagatctcactactttctttcttcagaatgagaagctcttgtttctcctgtttactggatttatgttcacctgcatctgaaGTTTGTACAGTAAAACTCTCttactgctgagaaaaaaaactCTGCATAGTActgtagatatagatatagacctgtgtgtgtgtgtgtgtgtgtgtttcatattTTTGGTCCTAAAATTCAGTATTAATGTCACCCTGAAATCTCCCTGAAACTTTTTTGATCCTGTTAGTTGAGCATCAAAATGTAACTTTACTTGCCTCTTGATTGGCCTCTGACGTTTATTCTTATGACATCATCATGTACCAGTGGGCGGCGTAAATCATATTAACCAGTGATATCATGTTTTGCCTCCTTCCCCCGTCCAACCCCACCTATCACTGACAGAAAACACTCAGCAAGCTCAGAGACCCTCATTCCTTCTGATTCATGTTGACTAACCCTTCTCAGGTGGTGACGCTGGCTGTGTACAGCTTCTTCCTGGTGTGTCTGATTGGCCGGCAGTTTCTAGACCCCAGCCAAGGTTATCCAGGTCATGATCTTGACCTCTATGTGCCGATCTTCACCCTGCTCCAGTTCTTCTTCTATGCCGGCTGGCTGAAGGTCAGAACTGCCTCCgttttctttccttttatttattgttgtctTCACTGTTCTGTATTGGGGTCTTTTGTCCTGCTTAAAGGTGGGTACACTGACGTTAGACTGAATATGATAAAAAATGTTATTACTTACCTAGATATTTACTGCGCATCACTTCATatattgctatttaaaaaatgttaacaTGTATTATGAGGTACTTTTATGATTACTACTTTTTTTACTTAGTATTCTGTTTACTGTAAACTGTATTCAGGTATTAGTGTGTAGGTTCCTTTGATTGTATAGTATGTTTTTGATTAATTTgttatatgattattatatttgaTTATTGTTGATAAATAGGTGGCAGAGCAACTGATTAACCCATTtggtgaagatgatgatgattttgaGACCAACTGGCTCATAGACAGGAACTTCCAggtatttattcattcattcaaatatatatttgaattataaatcttttcatttttcaaaaaTAGCTTTTCATAGGAATTGTTTAGTACAGATTTCTTCATTTCTAGGGAAATACAATTTGTCTTCACTAATCAGACCATGATATCTTGGCATATTTCATGAGTTTTCCTTACATTATGTACTCTCCATATATTGTTGCTGCCATACGTCACCTTTATAGGAGAAAAGAGAATACATTCTAACTTTAAAATACAGtgagttttttatttaaaggaaTATCTCAAAGtaaatacaccatatggacaaaagtattgggacaccgctcagttatcattctcagtcaattttcttctgaaatcaaggatatataaaaaaaagttcattgtgtttttgttggcgtaactggagtcgctactgtccagggaagaaggctttttactagattttggaggagcattgctgtgtgattgcattcaacaacaagaaagacattagtgaggttagaatgttggatgatcaccaccccacctcaccatccccaactccccaactcatcaaaaaagtagtggatggagcaccatcatcattccactgctccacagttcaatgttggggggctttatacccctctagccctgcctggcattaggcagagaGCCCTATTGTATTGGTAGTACATCTttacagggacaagacactctgtgtgtgtgtgcaatgggtgcagcttagagtagctgaatgcattcattagaaggggtgtccaaaaacatttggacatgtagtgtatttcaaAGTAAGCTTTTCATAATGTTTCGCTGGTGATTTCAAAGTTAAAAAATATCTAATTGTTTGATATgatgttattatatatagtaactgtcatgcagaaaccttgtatctccagaatgtcataattttgtcattttggagcatttctgttggtcaaaTCATCATGAAAtgatacagtgtaaagaacaactgccagattcacagtaCAGCAAATATGGAGTTatatggagatgcatgttttttgcgcgacagtgatgatatgctgTATATGTCTCATGTTACATTTCACACTCCAGGTCTCAATGATGGCAGTGGATGAGATGTATGGGGATTTGCCCATAATGGAGCGTGATCGTTACTGGAATGATTCGAACCCTCGGCCACCGTACACTGCCGCTACACTCTTCGTCCTCCGCAAACCGTCTTTCCAGGGCTCCACCTTCGACATGGCGTGAGTCTACAGCTACAGAAATCATTCACAATTACAAATAGATTCACTACAAACTCCTACAAACACCTGCTACTAACTGTTGTAGCTGGAACTGCGGTTTCCCCCGTTCATAAGAATCTATTGTAGATTATGGTAAATATGACTCATATAACCCATAATTCAATGAATTCAGTCTTCTAATCTTATATCATAACATAAATTTGCTTTCTCCCCACTTTTCCAACTCAGAATTCCCAAAGAGGAAATGCACTTCCAGCCGTTGGAGGAAATTGCAGAGAATCTGGAAGAATCTGTGACTCGGAATCACAACCTCGCCCTTTTCAACCGCCTTCTAAGCTCCGCCCCGTCTCCTACTGGCTTTGTGGGTGGAGCTTTCCGCAGAACCTCTGCACAGCTGCAGCGATTGGCGCACTCAGTTAGCCCTGACCCCTCTTACTCGgatggggagggggagggagaggggtgcATGGGGCGCAGTGGGGGAGCAGGTGGGTCACTTCCATCTGGATTGGGACACGACACCCAGAGCACCATCTGCAGCTGCGGAGGAATAGCTGATACTGCGTTACCTGTGCTACCTGCGCTGCCGTGTAACAATCTGAACGAGAAAGGAAATGTGGGCGGATTGAAGAACGTGCAGAAGCAGATGGAGAACGATGAAACAGAGGCGAAGCAACCTCCAGTGCTCAAGATACCAAAAGAACCTCTAGGCCGCAACCAAGAAAGACCACGTGAGAGACTCAAAGCAACCCGCTCAAGTGCTTTCACGCTCGCGCTAAGTGTCGTAAGGCCTCAGCTTTCCCCTCCAGCCCCAGCCAACCGTTCTATACCAGACTTCTTCTCCTTCCAACCAATTGGAGACCAGTCCAAGGTCATGATCCCGCAGTCGGCCAGTGGCAAAGTGCCATCAGGTACATCGCTCCTGACAGTTCCGAATGTGGAAATCCCATCATTTCCTGAGGTGAGGGATCCAAGATCATCTCCCGAAGAACATACACAGCGCCTACGGAGCGTCAGCATGGGCTCAGAGGTCATCAGTTCCTCTAACAGGACTGAGGAGAGACTAAGTAACCTTTGATCAATGGCTGAGATTTAGGACAAGCAGTGTTACTCAGTACGTTTTTGAAGAAGAGTGCCACTATAAAGAGCATACAGTAGCATGTAAGTACAGCAGCATAGCCacaacaataaaaccacctgcttaatattgtgCTGCCAGAACAACTCTGACCTCTGAGaagtcctgtggtatctgataCAAAGAAGTTAGGAGCAGGTCCTTTacgtcctgtaggttgtgaggtgggaccctgttgccggttcactggttgtccttcgctggagcacttttggcagatactgaccactgcatactgggaaccacccacaagacctgcctgatgttatggagatgttctgacccagtcgttgtCTGGTTCttatcaaagtgtctcagattcttatgcatCCCAGTTTTCCTTCTTTTAACACCTTacagttcacttgctgcccaatgtcacctcttgacaggtgccactagaacaagataatcagtgttaatcACTGAACCTAACAGTTTGTCTGATTATTAGCTTTTCAGTGGTGGAATCAGCTGGGCCTGGAATTGTACAAGCTCTTATAAGTGCATGCAAGTTTGTTACTGCAAGGCAATTTTTTGTAAAGTCTTTGCagttgttgtagttgttgttgttactgAGAAACACCCAAGATCTTTGGGAGGTGCTGTTACTAAAACTGCTATTTCAAACAggcgtctggatacttttggacagttaTAAAGACTTTGATGAGCTGTATCGAATGTGTGTTAGAACAGAGATTGACACTCAtacatttctacatttattGCTTTTAAATTCTAGTATTTTCAGCAATGAGAAATTTCCACTTTTTATTAAGATGAGGAAAAGCCCCTAATAAGCCCACAAACCATGTAAGCCCTCTTGCATTTTAAATAAGATATTTATGAGGAACTGGAGCATTTCatccagtaaacacacattttggacattttggaCATTGTTGACTGCGAGCTTTATTCCagaatacactgtatggacagatTTGGGACTCGGCTCATTAATCtgttctcctgaaatcaagtgtattagaGCGTTAGTGGGGTCAAAATGTTGGATGGTTCTCTAGTTAGTTTGAGATACTGTATGGATGTGGATTCAGAGGGACTGTCCTGAAAGTCTATGCTCAGATTAGATGAATTTATTAGAGGCTTTTCCTGtatactgtaaaataataaaaaactcatttacaatttaaaaaaaaatgcgtAAACTTCTTTTATGCTCAGTGAATTTAATGATAAATGCTTGTTGTGCTGGAAAAGGTTTCATTCAATAATTCATTACTTAACAGGTTAGTAGGATGAATCACTATCGTGCCCACTTTAGGCCACTTGAGGAAATTATATTTACAGCTAGCTACAAGGTGTTTGCTGGTGTGTTGTAGATGGTTGCTAAATATGGGCAATAGGTCTCTCTGtagctgataaacatgaacctattggcaccatgctgcctaatgccaggcgtgggctagaggggtataaggccccccaacattgagctgctccatcctgtacttttgggataattTGGGGAgctagggatgaggtggggcgaTGATCTTCCAAattcatgtagtgtatgttttgCCTTAATGGCCAGCTTTTTAATCACACATTCACCATCAAAGAACAGCTTAGACAGTCTGACACCAGGTACCAGCAAAAACTGGTCTTGagttggactttttttttttggcaggttgtttattagtattattattttttctatgTTTTAGTCCTGTTATTTATGAAAAAAACAGTTTATGACATTTATGACTTTTTTATGCAGCATGACAAAGTCTTTTTTTGAGATATGAACACATCTGTTTGGTGTCTCACATTGAGCCTCCCATTGATCTGGTAATTTATATGAATATTGTGTTTGAGCATAACAATGACTCTCTTTACGGATAATACTTACGAACATGCTTCATAAGATTGATCACTATAAGAGATTTTTCTGCCAATCACGAAGGCAAATGAGatgactttaaatatatatatttttttgtatatgaAAAACAATATGTTTACAAGGTAAGAAGACAACATACAAATCATATATTAGCTTTAAAAACAATAtccaagataaaaaaaaaaaaaaaataataattaaagttcCAGCACTTATATTAACAACACACAACATTCTTGTATCAAAGTCTCGAGTGCAGATTTAAAatcaaattcttaaaaaaagggtAATTTTCctcagtgataaaaaaaaaaaaaataataacatggGACAATTCTTATACCGTATATCTGAACGTATGATTTgcaattaattttatatttcatGCAATTTATCAATTCCTCATTATTAAACTAAAAAGTCTGCTGTAACTGCCCTTCTagtaataaaagaaaataatctGAGCCCCAAGTTTGtgaagaacacctctccaacacCAGCATCCACCAAGCATGGTTTTACACTGATTACAAAATGCTCTTTAAAAAATGTCCTTAAACCAGGTCATTACATGAAGCAAAGGATCAAGTGGGCCAGGCGTAATCAGTCCTCAGCGATGAGTACCTGCAGTCCTTCAGTTGTTCAGCTTCCCCCTAAAAGTCTTTTGTGTCTATCGCTCCAGCTCAGCCTCCAGGATCTCCCCCCACGTCTCCACGTCCAGAGGACACATGCTGTTCGGTGGAAGATCCTCAGCACGGCGGATGTTGCTGTAACGGCCCTTTAACCATCGTCTCTTCACGCAGCCCTTTCGATAATTCCGCACCAGAGTAACCTGGGAGAAAGGCAAACCGCATTAGCGTTGCTCCATCTAGGAACATTTAAAGAGAGGATTTACATAGCTTCCCCCTAACTGTAGATCAAATCTagctgatcagccaaaacacGTAAGGATACACTGTAGCGTTTGCGTCTTtactctggacagtagagacagttactccaacaaacgcaggatAAACTCTAAAAACTTTTCTTTAGtcctttgattttagaagaaactatgcatgagcaggtgtcccaatacttttgtccatatagtttagtTTTAAACAGCCTGTTCcattattttacagtatatGGTCCCAACCTCGTACCTCCAAAATTACAATTTTGCggtccttttggagcatttctattggtccagtcatcatgaaatttggacgcAAGATAAAGAGCATCTGtgagattcacattatgtattATATCACATAATAATCCAATCATACAAACATGACCATAACAGTGACATTTTAGCCCAGTGAAATGACAGCTGAGCATAGCTTGTAATGTTAGTGCTTATAGTGTTGATTATattcaattaaaatgtatttattttgtatattttatatatattttatatatattttccccCCGAGCTTCTTTTGAACAAgccaagggcgacagtggcatGGAAAACCTCCCTaaggtcgagaggaagaaaccttgagaggaaccaagactcaaaaggggaagaccatcctcctctggtcgacaccggatagcacaacaaaggtcagaagaataagaataaaaatTGACCAAAAAAGCGGATAGCGGAGCGAACGCTGTGCTAATGTAGATAACTAACTAGTAGTGTAAGTCAAGGTCAAcaaaatcatttattattttttatttattatatgttttACTTCTATTAAATCTACAATAACTTTGAAATTgtgttcattttgttttttaattgcgTGTGAAACTTTGAGTCCAGCGCTTCCTGACCTTCCTGGAATTTGTGTTCTTGACAAACAGAGCAACTGCTTTGGCCATGTTGACGCCTCCATGTACAACCCAGCTCTGACCCAAAATAGAGGAAATGCTAATTTTAGCAGCATCTGAGCATGACCACGGCTCATTAAGGAGAGAGACTGCCTACAAAATCAAGTTTTTGTTTCTGTAATTTTGCTGTTAATTAGCCTGTACTTAAGCAGAGCTGGACAAATCCGGCTATCCTATAAATGTGACCTATATCCAAGAATGATCTGAACAGTCCACGCTCCTAAACTGACTCCTCAGCACGCACTAATGATGAATGTTGAGCTGGACTGACACAAATGTtgcatgaattctgatctggctgctacatttaaattcatagcatttagcagacgctcttatccagagcagcttacaaaagtgcttcactgtttactcaagaaaaacctcagctagtctgaatagactaataattcaaagatacctctaagtttagacacgactaaacacaagtcattaAGGAGACTATTGTACTCTGGTGCTGCACTCTttgtgcaggacagaaaaaagcctggacgctcatcttctgtggattttatgggatggcgggtcgagccgagctgtacttgacgctggaagggctcttggtgcagatcggcttttgaccattaccatcaagtacggaggggctggtccagtcttggctttgtaggttGACTGGATATGCATCAGATTTTAAATATGAAAGTGTCCCAAATGGGAACTGAAAATGTCTGATTCAGAGTGTGTTTAACTGTTCACACTGCCATACACACATCTGTCTCACATATGATGGAAAAAGATCAGGtttgaaaagaaaaagataaaaggaaaagatcagatttgggccacttttacctaCTGTGTGAACCTGGCATTTGACAGGGtttatattgctgctgtcataTGAAACACATGTATCTCTattcagttttctccatggtttgaaccctgtagctgcttctgcacATCGTGTAAATAATaatcattctggatgaatggac encodes:
- the best2 gene encoding bestrophin-2a, which translates into the protein MTVTYTARVANARFCGFSKLLLAWRGSIYKVLYKEVLAFFIMYTAISITYRFFLLDEQKRYFEKLSIYCNHYASLIPMSFVLGFYVTLIVNRWWSQYTSIPLPDSIMCVLSGGLQGGDERGRLVRRTLMRYASLASLLILRSVSTAVFKRFPTIDHVVEAGFMTREERKKFESLHSPYNKYWIPCVWFTNLAAVARSEGRIKDDNTYKLLLEELNKFRGKCSLLFHYDMISVPLVYTQVVTLAVYSFFLVCLIGRQFLDPSQGYPGHDLDLYVPIFTLLQFFFYAGWLKVAEQLINPFGEDDDDFETNWLIDRNFQVSMMAVDEMYGDLPIMERDRYWNDSNPRPPYTAATLFVLRKPSFQGSTFDMAIPKEEMHFQPLEEIAENLEESVTRNHNLALFNRLLSSAPSPTGFVGGAFRRTSAQLQRLAHSVSPDPSYSDGEGEGEGCMGRSGGAGGSLPSGLGHDTQSTICSCGGIADTALPVLPALPCNNLNEKGNVGGLKNVQKQMENDETEAKQPPVLKIPKEPLGRNQERPRERLKATRSSAFTLALSVVRPQLSPPAPANRSIPDFFSFQPIGDQSKVMIPQSASGKVPSGTSLLTVPNVEIPSFPEVRDPRSSPEEHTQRLRSVSMGSEVISSSNRTEERLSNL